In a genomic window of Primulina huaijiensis isolate GDHJ02 chromosome 10, ASM1229523v2, whole genome shotgun sequence:
- the LOC140986227 gene encoding protein IQ-DOMAIN 29-like isoform X1 gives MGKSPGKWIKNVLFGKKNSKSNLSKAAAKSHVENQAGKSAAITDMPSQLTVGNAEDMEIAKDKPGAHCDATQYSGNQGLDSQSNSLVPVDDAEMRRQEHAATIAQAAFRGYLARRAFWALKGIIRLQALIRGHLVRRQAVTTFRCMRAIVKIQALARGQRVRFSNTRPENLQKYSFAKCQDSKHVDTGETTNTYIRKLLVMLPSAMPLSLHYSQVEPNSAWNWLERWSLCHFWEPPVLAKNSLNVKPLRNQGGSQIVETIAGKSKRSMRKVSTTVNGDAGALASTEIDKSKRNSSKVTSHQTDPVQEQSQSELERVKLNLRKVSTSVAASSEKSEMEIKKPQPLQSMKTLLSSATPDVPEQKNMIPCENPTNPDVVVDELSLVEALSKTIIMDESAAVPHDDHPVVELHSLENGGKIESASTLNEESSFKEEQSGKSNQKIKKRRSLPVKPEYPENISQNTPSLPSYMAATESAKAKLRAQGSAKFDEDGADYAYVRRHSLPASTNGKLSSMSPRIQKPAQANGKGGTKTNRSLTTPRDDKVLQPGWRR, from the exons ATGGGCAAGTCTCCtgggaaatggatcaagaaCGTGCTCTTCGGGAAGAAGAATTCGAAGTCTAATTTATCCAAG GCTGCTGCAAAGTCCCATGTGGAAAATCAGGCTGGTAAATCTGCAGCCATTACTGATATGCCCTCCCAGTTGACTGTTGGAAATGCAGAAGATATGGAAATTGCGAAGGATAAACCTGGTGCTCATTGTGATGCCACCCAATATTCTGGGAATCAAGGTTTGGATTCACAAAGTAATTCACTGGTTCCAGTTGATGATGCTGAGATGAGGAGGCAAGAACATGCTGCCACAATAGCACAAGCAGCCTTTCGAGGATACTTG GCTAGACGTGCATTTTGGGCTCTCAAGGGTATCATAAGGCTGCAGGCTCTTATTAGAGGACATTTGGTCAGGAGACAGGCAGTTACTACTTTTCGTTGCATGCGGGCAATTGTTAAGATCCAGGCTCTGGCTCGTGGCCAAAGAGTTAGATTTTCCAACACCAGGCCTGAAAATTTGCAAAAGTATAGTTTTGCAAAGTGTCAG GATTCTAAACACGTGGACACGGGAGaaacaacaaatacatatattcGAAAG CTTCTTGTCATGTTGCCGTCTGCTATGCCTTTGAGTCTGCATTACAGTCAAGTTGAACCCAATTCAGCCTGGAACTGGCTTGAACGTTGGTCATTATGTCACTTTTGGGAACCACCTGTGTTGGCGAAAAATTCTTTGAACGTCAAGCCTCTGAGAAATCAGGGAGGCTCACAAATTGTTGAGACCATAGCTGGAAAGTCAAAACGAAGTATGAGAAAGGTTTCAACAACAGTTAATGGGGATGCTGGTGCTTTAGCTTCTACTGAAATTGACAAGTCCAAACGCAACTCTAGCAAAGTCACAAGTCATCAAACAGACCCTGTGCAAGAACAATCCCAAAGTGAACTTGAGAGGGTCAAACTCAATTTGAGAAAGGTATCTACATCCGTAGCTGCATCATCTGAAAAATCAGAAATGGAAATCAAGAAGCCACAGCCCCTGCAGAGTATGAAAACATTGTTATCTTCTGCTACTCCTGATGTTCCTGAGCAGAAAAACATGATACCTTGTGAAAACCCAACCAATCCAGATGTTGTAGTTGATGAACTGTCTTTAGTTGAAGCTCTTTCGAAGACAATAATAATGGATGAATCAGCAGCTGTGCCACATGATGATCATCCTGTGGTTGAGCTTCACTCATTAGAAAATGGTGGGAAGATAGAGAGTGCCTCAACTTTGAATGAGGAATCAAGCTTCAAGGAAGAACAGAGTGGCAAGTCAAAtcagaaaataaagaaaaggaGATCCCTTCCGGTAAAGCCAGAGTATCCTGAAAACATATCGCAGAACACCCCAAGTCTACCAAGTTATATGGCTGCCACTGAATCGGCAAAAGCAAAGCTTAGAGCTCAAGGATCTGCTAAATTTGATGAAGATGGAGCTGATTATGCATATGTTCGCCGTCATTCTCTGCCGGCTTCCACCAATGGCAAATTGAGCTCAATGTCACCTCGGATACAAAAGCCAGCGCAAGCTAATGGCAAGGGAGGCACCAAAACTAACCGATCATTGACCACCCCTAGAGATG ACAAGGTGCTTCAGCCTGGGTGGAGGAGATGA
- the LOC140986227 gene encoding protein IQ-DOMAIN 29-like isoform X2: MGKSPGKWIKNVLFGKKNSKSNLSKAAAKSHVENQAGKSAAITDMPSQLTVGNAEDMEIAKDKPGAHCDATQYSGNQGLDSQSNSLVPVDDAEMRRQEHAATIAQAAFRGYLARRAFWALKGIIRLQALIRGHLVRRQAVTTFRCMRAIVKIQALARGQRVRFSNTRPENLQKYSFAKCQLLVMLPSAMPLSLHYSQVEPNSAWNWLERWSLCHFWEPPVLAKNSLNVKPLRNQGGSQIVETIAGKSKRSMRKVSTTVNGDAGALASTEIDKSKRNSSKVTSHQTDPVQEQSQSELERVKLNLRKVSTSVAASSEKSEMEIKKPQPLQSMKTLLSSATPDVPEQKNMIPCENPTNPDVVVDELSLVEALSKTIIMDESAAVPHDDHPVVELHSLENGGKIESASTLNEESSFKEEQSGKSNQKIKKRRSLPVKPEYPENISQNTPSLPSYMAATESAKAKLRAQGSAKFDEDGADYAYVRRHSLPASTNGKLSSMSPRIQKPAQANGKGGTKTNRSLTTPRDDKVLQPGWRR; the protein is encoded by the exons ATGGGCAAGTCTCCtgggaaatggatcaagaaCGTGCTCTTCGGGAAGAAGAATTCGAAGTCTAATTTATCCAAG GCTGCTGCAAAGTCCCATGTGGAAAATCAGGCTGGTAAATCTGCAGCCATTACTGATATGCCCTCCCAGTTGACTGTTGGAAATGCAGAAGATATGGAAATTGCGAAGGATAAACCTGGTGCTCATTGTGATGCCACCCAATATTCTGGGAATCAAGGTTTGGATTCACAAAGTAATTCACTGGTTCCAGTTGATGATGCTGAGATGAGGAGGCAAGAACATGCTGCCACAATAGCACAAGCAGCCTTTCGAGGATACTTG GCTAGACGTGCATTTTGGGCTCTCAAGGGTATCATAAGGCTGCAGGCTCTTATTAGAGGACATTTGGTCAGGAGACAGGCAGTTACTACTTTTCGTTGCATGCGGGCAATTGTTAAGATCCAGGCTCTGGCTCGTGGCCAAAGAGTTAGATTTTCCAACACCAGGCCTGAAAATTTGCAAAAGTATAGTTTTGCAAAGTGTCAG CTTCTTGTCATGTTGCCGTCTGCTATGCCTTTGAGTCTGCATTACAGTCAAGTTGAACCCAATTCAGCCTGGAACTGGCTTGAACGTTGGTCATTATGTCACTTTTGGGAACCACCTGTGTTGGCGAAAAATTCTTTGAACGTCAAGCCTCTGAGAAATCAGGGAGGCTCACAAATTGTTGAGACCATAGCTGGAAAGTCAAAACGAAGTATGAGAAAGGTTTCAACAACAGTTAATGGGGATGCTGGTGCTTTAGCTTCTACTGAAATTGACAAGTCCAAACGCAACTCTAGCAAAGTCACAAGTCATCAAACAGACCCTGTGCAAGAACAATCCCAAAGTGAACTTGAGAGGGTCAAACTCAATTTGAGAAAGGTATCTACATCCGTAGCTGCATCATCTGAAAAATCAGAAATGGAAATCAAGAAGCCACAGCCCCTGCAGAGTATGAAAACATTGTTATCTTCTGCTACTCCTGATGTTCCTGAGCAGAAAAACATGATACCTTGTGAAAACCCAACCAATCCAGATGTTGTAGTTGATGAACTGTCTTTAGTTGAAGCTCTTTCGAAGACAATAATAATGGATGAATCAGCAGCTGTGCCACATGATGATCATCCTGTGGTTGAGCTTCACTCATTAGAAAATGGTGGGAAGATAGAGAGTGCCTCAACTTTGAATGAGGAATCAAGCTTCAAGGAAGAACAGAGTGGCAAGTCAAAtcagaaaataaagaaaaggaGATCCCTTCCGGTAAAGCCAGAGTATCCTGAAAACATATCGCAGAACACCCCAAGTCTACCAAGTTATATGGCTGCCACTGAATCGGCAAAAGCAAAGCTTAGAGCTCAAGGATCTGCTAAATTTGATGAAGATGGAGCTGATTATGCATATGTTCGCCGTCATTCTCTGCCGGCTTCCACCAATGGCAAATTGAGCTCAATGTCACCTCGGATACAAAAGCCAGCGCAAGCTAATGGCAAGGGAGGCACCAAAACTAACCGATCATTGACCACCCCTAGAGATG ACAAGGTGCTTCAGCCTGGGTGGAGGAGATGA